One window of the Colletotrichum destructivum chromosome 6, complete sequence genome contains the following:
- a CDS encoding Putative tetratricopeptide-like helical domain superfamily — protein MSQQPVNRGHGRNISVTRPIRPRSSTKGPLDLDDTPLNDPLSPKTAATEEKTQQRPISGQRSPAAPPSPAPPVKTTVTKDFGFLLRPEIYHSINPVNIPVAFRNSSKQPPADASLEDLLAKGHFRAAAIAAVQELTATGGPERPRVDPADHQRIFSLLYTRLSCLTLIDATPIAAQEVRALEDLNAGVYIDETTGEHLVPWELRVLNVRLQALGFSDPRRSVMSYHDLAREAREQISKATIRHDNSARELWKARLTDLGINVTGALIEMDDLAGAARHLSTLKDRGDGKMSLSRALLWLHLGDTEAARRSVQDSGEDGRHAERVITALCQMADGEYDAALKSWQDLKGEFADEMVGVNLAVCLLYTGKLTEARSVFEDMVNTGYSSHTLLFNLSTTYELCTERNRNLKLGLVEKVADLDETPRGWEKNNADFKL, from the exons ATGAGCCAGCAGCCGGTGAATCGCGGACATGGGCGGAACATATCAGTAACGAGAC CTATCCGTCCTCGGTCTTCAACCAAGGGTCCCCTGGACTTGGACGA CACACCTCTAAATGACCCACTGTCGCCCAAAACCGCTGCAACAGAGGAAAAGACGCAGCAGCGTCCGATATCAGGCCAACGCTCGCCGGCTGCACCACCttctccggcgccgcccgtgaAAACGACCGTCACCAAGGACTTCGGCTTTCTCCTGCGCCCAGAAATCTACCACAGTATCAACCCGGTCAACATCCCCGTTGCCTTTCGAAACTCGTCCAAGCAACCACCAGCCGATGCGTCACTGGAAGACCTACTGGCTAAAGGCCACTTCCGAGCGGCTGCCATCGCTGCTGTCCAGGAACTCACGGCCACTGGGGGCCCGGAGCGGCCTCGTGTTGACCCCGCAGACCACCAAAGGATTTTCAGCCTGCTGTACACGCGTCTATCATGTCTGACGCTCATCGACGCAACGCCAATAGCGGCGCAGGAGGTCAGGGCACTGGAAGACCTCAACGCCGGTGTCTACATTGATGAGACTACCGGCGAGCACCTCGTTCCATGGGAGTTGCGGGTTCTCAATGTGCGGTTGCAGGCTCTGGGTTTCAGTGACCCGCGAAGGTCTGTCATGAGCTATCACGACTTGGCGAGGGAAGCGCGGGAGCAGATCAGCAAGGCAACGATCCGACATGATAACTCGGCGCGCGAGCTCTGGAAAGCACGGCTGACAGACTTGGGCATCAATGTCACTGGCGCCCTGATTGAGATGGACGACCTCGCAGGCGCTGCACGTCATCTGAGCACATTGAAAGACCGCGGCGATGGCAAGATGTCGCTGTCCCGGGCACTTTTGTGGCTGCACCTAGGTGACACTGAGGCAGCACGTCGCTCTGTTCAGGACTCCGGAGAGGACGGAAGGCATGCCGAGAGGGTCATCACCGCGCTTTGTCAgatggccgacggcgagtaCGATGCCGCACTGAAATCATGGCAAGACCTCAAGGGGGAGTTTGCCGATGAAATGGTCGGAGTCAATCTTGCCGTCTGCCTCCTCTACACCGGCAAGCTTACAGAG GCCCGGTCCGTGTTCGAGGACATGGTCAACACTGGCTACTCATCGCATACGCTGCTGTTCAACCTCAGCACGACGTACGAGCTCTGCACCGAGCGGAACCGAAATCTTAAGCTGGGCCTGGTCGAGAAAGTCGCTGATCTGGACGAGACGCCGCGGGGCTGGGAAAAGAACAATGCCGACTTCAAGCTGTAG
- a CDS encoding Putative 2EXR domain-containing protein, with protein sequence MAPAIDAVNYSMAPVKEMTATALQLRTITLLEEIARSQTVLNGRLDAVERLLTREEPTLYFPQFRRLPPEIRHRIWSLAIPVRILRPWKRDDKKKHITPLMGPPAIARACREARAIATLYGGVVSLTYDAADDSENPARTSRYWFDSRRDVLELDRRVDIEGDEPRGIRDLVRRARHILASRAEAAWFTRLFRSAARLERVSVKLDVVSVGPCTWDLGVVRRLFGDAGGTVVTMDVEDADEVARVKGCLGGYWRSPVFCAFNLEAWARERETSAGTATGVRDDGWMRRLAGAWMSEVATGWVMAKAAEATSEGQLDMEGSEAEEALASAAAAAAAALDVENGFVRAALLVMPEVKLVRAYCRDEMHEVCRP encoded by the coding sequence ATGGCGCCAGCAATCGACGCTGTTAACTACAGCATGGCCCCGGTCAAAGAAATGACGGCCACTGCGTTGCAGTTGCGGACGATAACCCTCCTGGAGGAGATTGCGCGATCGCAAACAGTCTTAAATGGGAGACTCGACGCGGTGGAGAGACTACTTACTCGAGAAGAGCCGACGCTCTACTTTCCGCAATTCCGACGGCTACCGCCTGAAATTAGACACCGGATCTGGTCCCTCGCGATTCCCGTCCGGATCTTGAGGCCATGGAAGCGGGatgacaagaagaagcacatCACGCCGCTCATGGGCCCACCCGCCATCGCCAGGGCATGCCGTGAGGCGCGCGCGATAGCGACGCTGTACGGGGGGGTTGTTTCTCTCACgtacgacgccgccgacgactcGGAGAAcccggcgaggacgtcgcgGTACTGGTTCGACAGCCGGcgcgacgtcctcgagctcgacagACGAGTCGATatcgagggcgacgagccGCGCGGTATTAGggacctcgtccgccgggCACGGCACATCCTTGCCTCGCgcgcggaggcggcgtggTTCACGCGCTTGTTCCGGAGCGCGGCCCGCCTAGAAAGGGTGAGCGTCAAGTTGGACGTCGTGTCTGTCGGCCCCTGCACCTGGGACCTGGGCGTTGTGAGGCGGTTGTTTggggacgccggcggcaccgtcgtcaCGATGGACGTTGAGgacgcggacgaggtcgCGCGCGTCAAGGGGTGTTTAGGGGGTTATTGGCGCAGCCCCGTGTTCTGCGCGTTCAACCTGGAGGCgtgggcgagggagagggagactAGTGCCGGTACGGCGACGGGCGTCAGAGACGACGGATGGATGCGACGGTTGGCTGGGGCGTGGATGAGCGAGGTTGCCACGGGCTGGGTcatggcgaaggcggcggaggcgacATCAGAAGGGCAGCTGGACATGGAGGGGTCTGAGGCGGAAGAAGCGttggcttcggcggcggcggcggcggcggctgcgttGGATGTAGAGAATGGCTTTGTACGAGCTGCACTGCTGGTCATGCCCGAAGTGAAACTTGTGAGGGCGTACTGCCGGGATGAGATGCACGAAGTTTGTCGTCCATGA
- a CDS encoding Putative ribosome-binding ATPase YchF/Obg-like ATPase 1, GTP binding domain-containing protein: MPPKKQVVEEKILLGRPGNNLKSGIVGLANVGKSTLFQAITKCNLGNPANFPYATIDPEEARVIVPDDRYDWLCEKYNPKSRVPANLTVYDIAGLTRGASTGAGLGNAFLSHIRAVDAIFQVVRCFDDAEIIHVEGDVNPTRDLEIISDELRLKDIEFTEKALENQKKKTRSGGKGLEHKKAMEEQATMEKILQHLKDGNEVRKGNWGPKEVEVINPLFLLTAKPVVYLVNLSEKDFIRKKNKYLPKVAEWVKEHAQGDPIIPISVSFEERLTRYETEAESKEEQKNVGAESALPKIVLQMRKVLNLGSFFTTGTDEVRQWTIRNGTKAPQAAGVIHTDFEKTFIQALVYNFTTLKELGSEAEVKAKGKVMTKGKDYVVEDGDILLIKAGAAKG, encoded by the exons ATGCCTCCCAAGAAGCAGGTCGTCGAAGAGAAGATTCTCCTGGGCAGGCCCGGTAACAACCTGAAGAGTGGAATT GTTGGCCTTGCAAACGTCGGAAAGTCCACCCTCTTCCAGGCCATTACCAAGTGCAACCTGGGAAACCCCGCCAACTTCCCCTACGCCACCATCGACCCCGAGGAGGCGCGTGTTATCGTCCCCGACGATCGCTATGATTGGCTTTGCGAAAAGTACAACCCCAAGTCGCGCGTCCCCGCCAACCTGACGGTCTACGACATTGCTGGCCTGACGCGAGGTGCCTCCACCGGTGCTGGTCTCGGCAACGCCTTCTTGTCGCacatccgcgccgtcgatgccatcttccaggtcgTTCGTTGcttcgacgatgccgagatcATCCACGTCGAGGGTGACGTCAACCCCACCCGTGATCTCGAGATCATCAGCGATGAGCTGCGGTTGAAGGACATTGAGTTCACCGAGAAGGCCCTTGAgaaccagaagaagaagactcgCTCTGGCGGCAAGGGTCTGGAGCACAAGAAGGCCATGGAGGAGCAGGCCACCATGGAGAAGATTCTCCAGCATCTGAAGGACGGCAACGAAGTCCGAAAGGGCAACTGGGGTCCCAAGGAG GTCGAGGTCATCAACCCCTTGTTCCTCCTGACTGCCAAGCCCGTCGTGTACTTGGTGAACCTCTCGGAGAAGGACTTCATTCGCAAGAAGAACAAGTACCTTCCCAAGGTCGCCGAGTGGGTCAAGGAGCACGCTCAAGGCGACCCCATCATCCCTATCTCGGTGTCTTTCGAGGAGCGCCTGACGCGCTACGAGACCGAGGCTGAGTCcaaggaggagcagaagaaCGTTGGCGCCGAGTCGGCTCTGCCCAAGATCGTTCTGCAGATGCGCAAGGTTCTCAACCTCGGCAGCTTCTTCACCACGGGCACGGATGAGGTCCGCCAGTGGACCATTCGTAACGGCACCAAAGCACCCCAGGCTGCTGGTGTCATCCACACTGATTTCGAGAAGACCTTCATCCAGGCTCTCGTCTACAACTTCACCACCCTGAAGGAGCTCGGCAGTGAAGCCGAGGTCAAGGCTAAGGGCAAGGTTATgaccaagggcaaggactACGTTGTGGAAGATGGAGACATCTTGCTCATCAAGGCCGGTGCTGCTAAGGGTTAG